A stretch of the Haloplanus aerogenes genome encodes the following:
- a CDS encoding adenylyltransferase/cytidyltransferase family protein produces MTTVVAQGTFDILHPGHVHYLSDAAAMGDRLHVIVARSQNVTHKPEPILPGRQRRAMVDALAVVDEAHLGHPDDIFVPIERIDPDIIVLGYDQHHDEDGLRRALRSRGIDCEIRRASAREPEDDELCSTGRIVDRIVERRC; encoded by the coding sequence ATGACGACGGTCGTCGCACAGGGCACGTTCGACATCCTCCACCCCGGCCACGTTCACTACCTCTCCGACGCCGCGGCGATGGGTGACCGCCTCCACGTCATCGTCGCTCGCAGCCAGAACGTCACCCACAAGCCCGAACCGATCCTCCCCGGGCGCCAACGGCGCGCGATGGTCGACGCCCTCGCCGTCGTCGACGAGGCCCACCTCGGCCACCCCGACGACATCTTCGTCCCCATCGAACGCATCGACCCCGACATCATCGTCCTCGGCTACGACCAGCATCACGACGAGGACGGCCTCCGGCGGGCGCTCCGCTCGCGGGGCATCGACTGCGAGATCAGACGTGCCTCGGCGCGCGAACCGGAGGACGACGAACTCTGCTCGACGGGCCGGATCGTGGATCGCATCGTCGAGCGTCGCTGCTGA
- a CDS encoding DHH family phosphoesterase — protein MTAGTAGDSGTDTDDDSRPIVYDLAPDCTADDIEVGNYYHAVVNGVVAYGVFVDISDDVSGLVHESNLTGDYDVSDRLLVRLDEIRENGDVAFAEADLDDYRTVAVDHHPTVTPIEALDIGETVTIEATVSQIKQTAGPTVFRCCDATGIVACTAFEDAGVRAYPEVELGDAVRIAGTVEEHEGSPQIEVESLTRLTDEDAERVRAEVDAGLTDRAEPHDVDPLVEWEAFEKLRPDLRDVAQQLRRTVLEGRPIRVRHHADGDGMCASLPVQVALERFIRTVHDDDDAPRHLIKRLPSKAPYYEMEDVTRDLNFALEGRERHGQKLPLLLMLDNGSTEEDVPAYENLAHYDVPIVVVDHHHPDPDAVNDLLDAHVNPYLVDEDYRITTGMMCVELARMIDPEMTDELRHVPAVAGLADRSKAETMADFVDLADEEGYGRDDLVRIGEALDYAAHWLRYSEGKTLVSDVLNVDCDDERRHEELVDFLADRAERDIDRQLAALDPHVEHERLSNDAHLYRVDLDDFAHRFTYPAPGKTTGNLHDRKVEETGDPVITIGYGPDFAVLRSDGVRLDIPEMVAELDEEVVGGGVSGGGHLVVGSIKFVKGMRSEVIESLVEKMADAELDEELSSAAALDHGDD, from the coding sequence ATGACCGCAGGGACTGCCGGGGATTCCGGCACTGACACGGACGACGACTCCCGTCCCATCGTCTACGATCTCGCACCCGATTGCACCGCCGACGATATCGAGGTCGGCAACTACTACCACGCCGTCGTCAACGGCGTCGTCGCCTACGGCGTCTTCGTCGACATCTCGGACGACGTCTCCGGCCTCGTTCACGAGTCGAACCTGACCGGCGACTACGACGTGAGCGACCGCCTACTCGTCCGACTCGACGAGATCCGTGAGAACGGTGACGTCGCCTTCGCGGAGGCCGACCTCGACGACTACCGGACGGTCGCGGTCGATCACCACCCGACCGTGACGCCCATCGAAGCCCTCGACATCGGCGAGACGGTGACCATCGAAGCGACGGTCAGCCAGATCAAGCAGACCGCCGGCCCGACCGTCTTCCGGTGCTGTGACGCCACCGGGATCGTCGCCTGCACCGCCTTCGAAGACGCCGGCGTGCGAGCCTACCCGGAGGTCGAACTCGGCGACGCCGTCCGGATCGCCGGCACCGTCGAGGAACACGAGGGGAGCCCCCAGATCGAAGTCGAATCGCTCACGCGCCTGACCGACGAGGACGCCGAACGCGTGCGTGCCGAGGTCGACGCCGGCCTGACCGACCGCGCCGAACCGCACGACGTCGATCCGCTCGTCGAGTGGGAGGCGTTCGAGAAACTCCGACCCGACCTCCGCGACGTCGCCCAGCAACTCCGCCGGACCGTCCTCGAAGGCCGTCCGATCCGGGTTCGTCACCACGCCGACGGCGACGGGATGTGTGCCTCCCTGCCCGTGCAGGTGGCGCTCGAACGCTTCATCCGAACCGTTCACGACGACGACGACGCGCCGCGTCACCTCATCAAGCGCCTCCCGAGCAAGGCGCCGTACTACGAGATGGAGGACGTGACCCGTGACCTCAACTTCGCGCTCGAAGGCCGGGAGCGCCACGGGCAGAAACTCCCCCTCCTGCTCATGCTCGACAACGGGAGCACCGAGGAGGACGTGCCTGCCTACGAGAATCTCGCCCACTACGACGTGCCCATCGTCGTCGTCGACCACCACCACCCCGACCCCGACGCGGTGAACGACCTGCTGGACGCCCACGTCAACCCCTACCTCGTCGACGAGGATTACCGCATCACGACGGGGATGATGTGTGTCGAACTCGCGCGGATGATCGACCCCGAGATGACCGACGAACTCCGGCACGTCCCCGCCGTCGCGGGGCTGGCCGACCGCTCGAAGGCCGAGACGATGGCCGACTTCGTCGACCTCGCGGACGAGGAGGGCTACGGCCGCGATGACCTCGTCCGGATCGGCGAGGCGCTCGACTACGCCGCCCACTGGCTCCGCTACAGCGAGGGCAAGACGCTCGTGAGCGACGTGCTCAACGTGGACTGTGACGACGAGCGCCGCCACGAGGAACTCGTCGACTTCCTTGCGGATCGCGCCGAGCGCGACATCGACCGCCAACTCGCCGCGCTCGACCCCCACGTCGAACACGAACGGCTGTCGAACGACGCCCACCTCTACCGCGTCGACCTCGACGACTTCGCGCACCGCTTCACCTACCCCGCGCCCGGGAAGACGACCGGCAACCTCCACGACCGCAAAGTCGAGGAGACGGGCGACCCAGTCATCACCATCGGCTACGGTCCGGACTTCGCCGTCCTCCGATCCGACGGCGTCCGCCTCGACATCCCCGAGATGGTGGCGGAACTCGACGAAGAAGTCGTCGGCGGCGGCGTCTCCGGCGGCGGTCACCTCGTCGTCGGCTCGATCAAGTTCGTGAAAGGCATGCGCAGCGAGGTCATCGAGAGCCTCGTCGAGAAGATGGCCGACGCGGAACTCGACGAAGAACTGTCGAGCGCGGCGGCGCTCGATCACGGGGACGACTGA
- a CDS encoding phospholipase D-like domain-containing protein has translation MSRRLRLVVVVLVVAAVVPTTTPVVDATTANATTADADIVATLPNPTADGDTGEFVVLRVPTTEANWTLDDGERVVALPADRPAARVAVGADPNATRRLADAPVVAVSHLSLSNSGERLRLRRDGVVVATLAYRDAPEGERLVRTDDGTRWRPVGYRPRDVHRYGPATVTGFVLPDTPSVPVETLRGARDRIFLAGYTFTSDRVAAALIAAERRGVDVRVLVDADPVGGRTARGADTLDRLAAAGVDVAVLGGPRARFDYHHPKYAVVDDRALVTTENWKPAGVGGQSSRGWGVVVESAPVAADLAGLFRADAGWRDALPWGRFRRGKTFEAGMPAEGSYPSRFDPTTATAAGVRVLTAPGNAESALVGVIDGAGDRVDVIQPTIGRRDGPLLRATIRAAERGVTVRILLSGAWYVAEENAALVEWLNGVADRRDLPLTARVAEPSGRYEKIHAKGVVVDDTVVVGSLNWNANAVSENREVALAVRSESLASYFRETFAADWRGGRGGGRTTWVIVAGALAALVLALVVARKTIRFGR, from the coding sequence GTGTCCCGACGCCTGCGTCTCGTCGTCGTCGTCCTCGTCGTCGCCGCCGTGGTTCCGACGACGACACCCGTTGTCGACGCGACCACCGCTAACGCGACCACCGCCGACGCCGACATCGTCGCCACCCTCCCTAACCCAACCGCCGACGGCGACACGGGCGAGTTCGTCGTCCTTCGGGTACCCACCACCGAAGCCAACTGGACGCTCGACGACGGCGAACGCGTCGTCGCTCTGCCCGCCGACCGGCCGGCGGCCCGCGTGGCCGTCGGCGCCGATCCGAACGCGACGCGACGGCTCGCGGACGCCCCCGTCGTCGCCGTTTCCCACCTTTCGCTGTCGAACAGTGGCGAACGCCTCCGCCTCCGGCGAGACGGCGTCGTCGTCGCCACCCTCGCCTACCGCGACGCGCCCGAGGGTGAACGCCTCGTCCGAACCGACGACGGCACGCGGTGGCGCCCCGTCGGCTACCGCCCACGCGACGTGCATCGCTACGGTCCTGCGACTGTCACCGGATTCGTCCTCCCCGACACGCCGTCGGTGCCGGTCGAGACGCTCCGTGGTGCCCGCGACCGCATCTTCCTCGCCGGCTACACGTTCACCAGCGACCGGGTCGCGGCGGCGTTGATCGCCGCGGAGCGTCGCGGCGTCGACGTGCGCGTCCTCGTCGACGCCGATCCGGTCGGCGGGCGGACGGCGCGCGGGGCCGACACGCTCGACCGCCTCGCGGCCGCGGGCGTCGACGTGGCGGTCCTCGGCGGTCCGCGCGCTCGCTTCGACTACCATCACCCGAAGTACGCCGTCGTCGACGACCGGGCGCTCGTCACGACGGAGAACTGGAAGCCCGCGGGCGTGGGTGGACAGAGTAGCCGGGGCTGGGGTGTCGTCGTCGAATCGGCGCCCGTCGCGGCCGACCTCGCCGGCCTCTTCCGCGCCGACGCCGGGTGGCGGGACGCGCTCCCGTGGGGGCGGTTCCGACGCGGGAAGACGTTCGAGGCCGGGATGCCGGCGGAGGGCTCCTACCCGTCGCGGTTCGACCCGACCACCGCGACTGCCGCCGGGGTGCGCGTCCTCACGGCGCCCGGCAACGCCGAGTCGGCGCTCGTTGGCGTGATCGACGGCGCGGGCGACCGGGTCGACGTGATCCAACCCACCATCGGCCGTCGCGACGGGCCGCTCCTCCGCGCGACGATTCGGGCGGCCGAGCGCGGCGTCACAGTCCGGATCCTGCTCTCGGGGGCGTGGTACGTCGCCGAGGAGAACGCGGCGCTCGTCGAGTGGCTGAACGGGGTCGCCGACCGACGTGACCTCCCGCTGACTGCGCGCGTCGCCGAGCCGAGCGGGCGATACGAGAAGATTCACGCGAAAGGCGTCGTCGTCGACGACACCGTGGTCGTCGGGAGCCTCAACTGGAACGCAAACGCCGTCTCGGAGAACCGCGAGGTGGCGCTCGCCGTCCGGAGCGAATCGCTCGCGAGCTACTTCCGGGAGACGTTCGCGGCGGACTGGCGAGGTGGACGCGGCGGTGGGCGGACGACGTGGGTGATCGTGGCCGGTGCGCTCGCGGCGCTGGTGCTCGCCCTCGTCGTCGCGCGGAAAACGATCAGGTTCGGCCGGTGA
- the coxB gene encoding cytochrome c oxidase subunit II: MKRSRLVLASLLSAVVLSLAADPVVAQPSESAELIYGLNEKLLLVAVPITLLVEGILIYTVYRFKDADEAKPTKENRRLEITWTVATAIILLFVGIASYGVLANENVTFEQDEQQIAPEDDDVVVHMDAFQWGWQASYPQEDVQIASTSPTVVIPAGQDVYFNVTSSDVLHAFHVPKLGLKQDAMPGQSNVIKTVATEEGTYQGYCAEFCGVAHSQMYFEIQVVSQEEYQQYLEEQQSGSSGDLEEPDDDVIRAHDETLSQAPIRA; encoded by the coding sequence ATGAAACGGTCGCGCCTCGTGCTGGCGTCGCTGCTCTCGGCGGTGGTTCTCTCCCTCGCCGCCGACCCCGTGGTTGCCCAGCCATCAGAGTCCGCAGAGCTGATTTATGGTCTGAACGAGAAACTGCTGCTCGTCGCCGTCCCGATTACCCTCCTCGTCGAGGGTATTCTGATCTACACCGTCTATCGGTTCAAGGACGCCGACGAAGCCAAGCCGACCAAGGAGAACCGCCGACTCGAGATCACGTGGACGGTCGCGACGGCCATCATCCTCCTGTTCGTCGGCATCGCCTCCTACGGCGTGTTAGCCAACGAGAACGTCACCTTCGAGCAGGACGAACAGCAGATCGCCCCCGAAGACGACGACGTAGTCGTCCACATGGACGCGTTCCAGTGGGGCTGGCAAGCGAGCTATCCGCAGGAAGACGTCCAGATCGCGAGCACGTCGCCGACGGTGGTGATACCAGCCGGACAGGACGTCTACTTCAACGTCACATCGAGTGACGTGTTACACGCGTTCCACGTGCCCAAGCTGGGCCTGAAGCAGGACGCCATGCCCGGCCAGTCGAACGTCATCAAGACCGTCGCCACCGAGGAGGGAACCTACCAGGGCTACTGTGCCGAGTTCTGTGGTGTCGCGCACTCCCAGATGTACTTCGAGATTCAAGTCGTCTCGCAGGAGGAGTACCAGCAGTACCTCGAAGAGCAACAGAGCGGCTCGTCCGGTGACCTCGAAGAACCCGACGACGACGTGATCCGCGCCCACGACGAGACGCTGTCGCAGGCGCCGATCCGAGCCTGA